The genomic window TATAAATTTAGGTGCGGGGTTTTACATCATGATTTAACAACTAGGTAGCAATATGGTTTACTCTTTTAATATTTTAGCCAATACCTTATCCAGTTTTGCTTTATCTTTCATGTATGCTTCCAAATCGTAAAGTTGCACGGTTTTAAATTCTATCGGGTGGCTTTCGCTCTGTAAAGAAATATATCCTGATGTTAATGCTTTGCCATCTATTTTAACTTTTGGATCGAAATTAGAAACATTGCCACCACCAATTTGAGGTTTGGTATATTCTAAAACCACTTCGCCAGCAATAATATGTTTGATAACCGAATCGCCTAATACTAAAAATTCTGCCGTTACCCATTGGTCGCCAGCATAAGTTTTCGATTTCGAATCTAAGCAGTGTGGTGTAAATAATTTGCCATTATAGTTAATTAATGTGCCTGGGGTACATACGTTGCTGGTGTGACGTTCATGCTCTCCATCACCACCCAGGATCTGTCCTTCAATGGAAATCGGGAAATCCTGATCTTTCAACATCGTTGCCGGATCCTGACAATGTAACATTGCACCACTGTTTCTGGTCGCCCAGCCTTCACCACCTTTAGCCTGATCGCCAACAAAGCGGTAGGTTACTTTTAAAAGATAGGCCGAAAAAGGTTTTTTGTAGAAAATATGTCCGTATTGTTGGTCAAATTCTTTGTATCCATCATAACTCACCTTCATTACGCCATTTTCTACACGAAAAGTATTGGCATAATTTTCTTTATAGTCGTGTTTGGCGATTTTAATGTTCCAATCTCTTAAATCTTTTCCATTAAAGAGATTGATCCAGCCTTTCTGAGC from Flavobacterium sp. W4I14 includes these protein-coding regions:
- a CDS encoding hypothetical protein (product_source=Hypo-rule applied; cath_funfam=1.10.287.110; cleavage_site_network=SignalP-noTM; pfam=PF06439); the encoded protein is MKLKSIYLAVLFLSLTILNANAQKGWINLFNGKDLRDWNIKIAKHDYKENYANTFRVENGVMKVSYDGYKEFDQQYGHIFYKKPFSAYLLKVTYRFVGDQAKGGEGWATRNSGAMLHCQDPATMLKDQDFPISIEGQILGGDGEHERHTSNVCTPGTLINYNGKLFTPHCLDSKSKTYAGDQWVTAEFLVLGDSVIKHIIAGEVVLEYTKPQIGGGNVSNFDPKVKIDGKALTSGYISLQSESHPIEFKTVQLYDLEAYMKDKAKLDKVLAKILKE